In Carassius auratus strain Wakin chromosome 49, ASM336829v1, whole genome shotgun sequence, one DNA window encodes the following:
- the LOC113065928 gene encoding uncharacterized protein LOC113065928 — protein sequence MKLLEAADVREEPAAKKKGQLTDLPNDLKLWNERKIEHLQRVINQLREENMNLNKENERLKNEILKKIPPLLLATEHLLQEPMKSNADAPDMFMMSKTPSHVPLSHTPKPVESNADVLDVPKAASNASLSAKCSSDANYVELAHGTGIKILKHQWTSALQAQTATSMVRVLLMAAFPLEVLIHSNLKGGKSKTDGSAERRHALDKETMGAIFVAVKRRFPNVSRGALGIAVNSKLGELRLLEKKRS from the exons ATGAAACTCCTAGAGGCCGCAGATGTGAGAGAGGAACCAGCAGCTAAGAAAAAG GGACAGCTCACAGACCTACCAAATGATCTAAAGTTGTGGAATGAAAGAAAAATTGAACATCTACAGCGTGTGATAAATCAGCTGAGAGAAGAGaacatgaatttaaataaagaaaatgagaggctgaaaaatgaaatacttaaaa AAATCCCACCTCTCCTTCTGGCTACAGAGCACTTACTACAGGAG CCCATGAAATCAAATGCAGATGCCCCTGAC ATGTTCATGATGTCAAAGACTCCATCTCATGTTCCCCTCTCACATACTCCTAAA CCTGTGGAATCAAATGCAGATGTCCTTGAT GTGCCGAAGGCTGCATCCAATGCTTCTCTGTCTGCTAAA tgttccaGTGATGCTAATTAT GTGGAGTTAGCACATGGCACGGGCATAAAAATCCTCAAGCATCAATGGACTTCTGCCCTGCAGGCCCAAACAGCCACTTCAATGGTGCGTGTTCTTTTAATGGCCGCCTTCCCACTAGAAGTTCTGATCCACAGCAATTTGAAAG GGGGAAAGAGTAAAACTGATGGTAGTGCAGAGAGAAGACATGCCCTTGACAAGGAAACCATGGGAGCCATATTTG TGGCAGTCAAGAGGAGGTTTCCCAATGTGTCCAGAGGAGCTTTGGGTATTGCAGTGAATTCCAAGCTGGGGGAACTGAGactgcttgaaaaaaaaaggagctaa